The Banduia mediterranea genomic interval ACGGGTCATTATTGGTGTCCACTACCGCAATGATCGGAATGCCGAGCTTCTTGGCTTCCTGAATCGCGATCTTTTCGTAACCGGTATCGATCACGAACAGACAATCCGGCAGGCTCTGCATCTGCTTGATGCCGCCCAGCGAACGACGCAGCTTCTCGATTTCACGCTGGAAGTTGAGCTGTTCCTTCTTGACCAGACGCGTGATCGAGCCATCCTCGACCTGCTTTTCCATCTCGGTGAGGCGTTTGATGGACTGCTTGACCGTCTTGAAGTTGGTCAGCGTGCCACCGAGCCAGCGCTGGGAGATGTACGGCATGTCGCAACGCGCGGCTTCGGTCTCGATCGCCTCGCGCGCGGCGCGCTTGGTGCCGACGAACAGAATGCGACCGCCGCTGGCGGCCAGGCGGCTCGCATAGTTGCAAGCGTCCTTGAGCATCGGCAGGGTCCGCTCGAGATTGATGATATGAACTTTGTTCCGCTCGCCGAAGATGTACGGCTCCATACGCGGATTCCAGTAGCGGGTACGGTGGCCGAAATGGACACCGGCCTCCAGCAACTGGCGCATCGTCACAGTCGAAGACATGGTTTGACTCCTTGGGTTTTGGCAAATCGCACCTGGTGTTTCGTCTTGCGACGCAACCCAAGTCAGGTGCGAATGGATTAGCCTCTTTTGCCGCGCCGGCCGCCGGTCATCAATGACCCTGAACAGCAACCGCGTTGCCAAAAAAGGCGGCGCTTTATACCATATGCGCCCCTGCCGGACAATGCTCCTCAGCCCGTCCACACGTCACCGTCGACCTGCCACACCGCAATGCCGCGTTTTCGGTGCGGCGCAATCGACGACCGCACAGGGCAGTCGTGACGCCTCGAGGCAGCCCCGGCCCCGTCGACGTAAACTTCATCCTTTTATCCCGGGCGTCGGCCGTGTTTACCGGCCCAGTCTGCGGTCAACCGGTTTCCATCAATGTCCTTCACACTCAAATCGCCCGAGGAACAGGAGAAAATGCGCGTTGCCGGCGTTGCCGCCGCACGCGTCCTGAGCATGATCGAGCCGCACGTGCAGCCCGGCGTCAGCACCGACGAACTGGACCGGATCTGCCACGACTTCATCGTCAACGAGCTTCAGGGCATTCCGGCCAACGTCGGCTATCGCGGTTTCCCGAAAACGCTGTGCACCTCACTCAATCATGTGGTCTGCCACGGCATTCCGGGCGACAAGAAGCTCAAGCGCGGCGACATCATGAATATCGATGTCACCGTAATCATCGACGGCTTTCACGGCGACACCAGCAAGATGTACTTCGTCGGCGAACCCAGCGTCCTCGCGCGCCGACTGGTCGACACCACACACCAGGCGATGCTCGAAGGCATCCGACAGGTGCGCCCCGGCGCCACGCTCGGCGACGTGGGTCACGCCATCCAGGTGCACGCGGAGTCGAACGGCTTTTCTGTCGTGCGGGAATATTGCGGCCATGGCATCGGCCGGATCTATCACGAAGATCCCCAGGTACTCCACTACGGTCGCCCCGGAACCGGGCTGGAACTGATTCCGGGGATGACCTTCACCATCGAGCCGATGCTCAATGCCGGCCGCGCCGAGGTGCGCCTGCTGCCGGATGGCTGGACCGTCGTGACCAAGGACCACTCGCTATCGGCGCAGTGGGAGCATACGGTGCTGGTTACCGACGATGGCGTTGAAGTGCTGACCCATCGCGACGGCGAGTGGTGATGCGGATACTCTGATCGGGAAATCCGAAAAGTACGGTGCGGCGCCGCAATCGCGCGCTTCTTGCATACAGCGGCGGAAGTCATGACGAAGGCAACGGACGAGAGTGCCATGGGTGCGGAATTTGAAGTCGCGGAAGAGCAATCGCTGTTCAGCGCACGGAAAATACAGGCGATGCTTCAGTCGGATTCACAGCCGATCAAAGCTTTTCGCGACACATTGGCGTGGGGTCAGGAACGGCTCTACAACTTCTTCCATGACGGTGCGCCCGCCGAATCCCTGGTGCGCGCACGCGCCTTTCTGGTCGACGAGGTTCTGAGAACGGCATGGCAGCGCACGCTGCCGAATGCGCCGGCGGGCATATCCCTGGTCGCCGTGGGCGGTTACGGCCGCAGCGAACTGCTGCCCCACTCCGACATCGACATCCTGCTGTTGTTCGACGGCGACGTGCTCGATGCCAACCGTCAGGCGCTGGAGCAGTTTCTTGCATTCATGTGGGACATCGGCCTGGAGGTCGGTTCCAGTGTGCGCAGCATCACCGACTGCGTGGAATATTCGCGCGACGACCTGACGGTCATCACCAATCTGATGGAAGCGCGCTATCTGGATGGTGATACGAAACTGTACGCCTCGCTGGAGGCGGCGCTGGCACCGGAGAAGGTGTGGCCAGTCGAGCGCTTCTTCCGCGCCAAGCTCGAGGAGCAGTCCGCGCGTCACCGCAAGTTCGACGACACCGGCTACAAACTCGAACCCAACGTCAAGGAAAGTCCCGGAGGGCTGCGCGATATCCAGACGATAGCCTGGGTCGCCAAGCGGCACTTTGGCGCGCAGACCTTGAGCGAACTGCGCGAACGCGGCTTTCTGAGCAAACAGGAATGCGACGAACTGTTCGGCGGGCAGGACTTTCTGTGGCGCGTGCGCTTCGCCCTGCACATGCTCACGGGACGCAAGGAAGACCGCCTGCTGTTCGACCATCAGATCAAGGCGGCCGGCCTGTTCGGCTACGTCGACCAGGATCACAATCTGGCGGTCGAGCAGTTCATGCAGCTGTATTACCGCACCATCAAGTCGCTATCCTGCCTCAACGACATGCTGTTGCAGCTGTTCGACGAGGCGATCCTGCGCGGCGACGAAAATGCCGACGCACAGCCATTGAACCGCCGCTTCCAGGTTCGTCGCGGCTTCCTCGAAGCTACCTCCGACGAAGTGTTCCGGCGCCATCCGTTCGCGCTGATCGAGATTTTCGCCGCGCTGCAGAAGCATCCCGAAATCCAGGGTATTTCGGCGAGCACGCTGCGCCTGCTGCGGCGCGACCGGCGGCTGGTCGACGAAGGCCTGCGCGAAAACGGGCGCGCGCGCGACCTGTTTCTGCAGATGTTCCGGGAAGGCCGCGGGCTGACCCGGGCGCTGCGCAGCATGAACCGTTACGGCGTATTGGGCCGTTATCTGCCGAGCTTCGGACTGGTCATCGGTCACATGCAGTACGACCTGTTCCACACGCTGACGGTGGATGAGCATTCGCTGTACGTGGTGCGCAATCTGCGGCGCATGGCGATGGAGCGCTTCCGGACCGAATTGCCGTTCTGCTACGAGGTCATGGAACGCATTCCGAAAAAGGAATTGCTTTACCTGTCCGGCCTGTTTCACGATCTCGGAAAGGGCCGTGGCGGCGACCATTCCGAGATCGGCGCCGAGGATGCGACGAATTTCTGCCTCGACCACGGGCTGTCGCATGCCGACGCCGAGCTCGTCGCCTGGCTGGTGCGCAATCACCTGACGATGTCGCTGACGGCGCAGCGCATGGACATTTCGGATCCGCAGGTGGTGGCCGATTTCGCCGCCAAGGTCGGCGACCGCTCGCGCCTCGACTACCTGTTCCTGGTGACCTGTGCCGATATCCGCGCCACCAATCCGGCGCTCTGGAATTCCTGGCGTGAATCCCTGCTCAACGGCCTGTATCGCGCGACCACGCGGGCCTTCGAACGCGGCCTGCACAACCCGGTGAAAGCCTCCGAAGTGGTGGCCGAGCGCAAACAGCGCGCCCTCAAACTGCTGGCCGGCAGCGGCATCGACGAATCCGCTGCGAACAGCGTATGGGCGCGCTTCGACGAGGACTACTTCCTGCGCCACAGCGATGAGGAACTGGCCTGGCACCTGCCGGCGATCGTCGAGGCCGGCGATGGCACACTGCCGCTGGTTCTGGTGCGCGACCTCGAGGATCGAGGCACCACGGTATTCCTGTACACGCGCGATCGGGATCATTTGTTTGCGCTGTGCACCGGCGTGCTCGCGCAGTTGGGGCTGTCGATTCTGGACGCCCGACTGAACACCACCGCCGACGGCTTCGCGCTCGACACCTACGTCATGGTCGAA includes:
- the rpsB gene encoding 30S ribosomal protein S2; the encoded protein is MSSTVTMRQLLEAGVHFGHRTRYWNPRMEPYIFGERNKVHIINLERTLPMLKDACNYASRLAASGGRILFVGTKRAAREAIETEAARCDMPYISQRWLGGTLTNFKTVKQSIKRLTEMEKQVEDGSITRLVKKEQLNFQREIEKLRRSLGGIKQMQSLPDCLFVIDTGYEKIAIQEAKKLGIPIIAVVDTNNDPSPVDSVVPGNDDATRAIRLYTQVLADSIIEGRSSVTTRRAAEAAETAAPKAAAVAAPVEAGAETEGAAE
- the map gene encoding type I methionyl aminopeptidase → MSFTLKSPEEQEKMRVAGVAAARVLSMIEPHVQPGVSTDELDRICHDFIVNELQGIPANVGYRGFPKTLCTSLNHVVCHGIPGDKKLKRGDIMNIDVTVIIDGFHGDTSKMYFVGEPSVLARRLVDTTHQAMLEGIRQVRPGATLGDVGHAIQVHAESNGFSVVREYCGHGIGRIYHEDPQVLHYGRPGTGLELIPGMTFTIEPMLNAGRAEVRLLPDGWTVVTKDHSLSAQWEHTVLVTDDGVEVLTHRDGEW
- the glnD gene encoding [protein-PII] uridylyltransferase; amino-acid sequence: MTKATDESAMGAEFEVAEEQSLFSARKIQAMLQSDSQPIKAFRDTLAWGQERLYNFFHDGAPAESLVRARAFLVDEVLRTAWQRTLPNAPAGISLVAVGGYGRSELLPHSDIDILLLFDGDVLDANRQALEQFLAFMWDIGLEVGSSVRSITDCVEYSRDDLTVITNLMEARYLDGDTKLYASLEAALAPEKVWPVERFFRAKLEEQSARHRKFDDTGYKLEPNVKESPGGLRDIQTIAWVAKRHFGAQTLSELRERGFLSKQECDELFGGQDFLWRVRFALHMLTGRKEDRLLFDHQIKAAGLFGYVDQDHNLAVEQFMQLYYRTIKSLSCLNDMLLQLFDEAILRGDENADAQPLNRRFQVRRGFLEATSDEVFRRHPFALIEIFAALQKHPEIQGISASTLRLLRRDRRLVDEGLRENGRARDLFLQMFREGRGLTRALRSMNRYGVLGRYLPSFGLVIGHMQYDLFHTLTVDEHSLYVVRNLRRMAMERFRTELPFCYEVMERIPKKELLYLSGLFHDLGKGRGGDHSEIGAEDATNFCLDHGLSHADAELVAWLVRNHLTMSLTAQRMDISDPQVVADFAAKVGDRSRLDYLFLVTCADIRATNPALWNSWRESLLNGLYRATTRAFERGLHNPVKASEVVAERKQRALKLLAGSGIDESAANSVWARFDEDYFLRHSDEELAWHLPAIVEAGDGTLPLVLVRDLEDRGTTVFLYTRDRDHLFALCTGVLAQLGLSILDARLNTTADGFALDTYVMVEGDGSPINDSVRHPEIADALRRVLSDPNVSSITITRRAARKLKSFNTPTHIYISQDDVRERTILELVAPDQPGLLSIVGRIFQKRGILLDAAKIGTIGERAEDVFFITDREHHRITDEDTLEDLREVLTRTLNRRDAPDDARIAA